One Tunturibacter gelidoferens genomic region harbors:
- the fliE gene encoding flagellar hook-basal body complex protein FliE — MVGLPVGSGVMSGVGMGGLDDGFLSDAGVAASNAGGAGSVPFAGVLQSMVKETTKLDQKASEAVTGLLNGSGVEVHDAMIATQKANMAFELALQVRNKAVGAYQQMMGMQF; from the coding sequence GTGGTCGGATTACCTGTTGGTTCCGGAGTGATGAGCGGAGTGGGGATGGGGGGCCTCGATGATGGCTTTCTGAGTGACGCCGGGGTTGCGGCGTCGAACGCAGGGGGCGCGGGCAGCGTGCCGTTTGCGGGGGTGTTGCAGTCGATGGTGAAGGAGACGACGAAGCTCGACCAGAAGGCGTCGGAGGCCGTGACCGGATTGTTGAATGGCTCGGGTGTTGAGGTTCACGACGCAATGATTGCGACGCAGAAGGCGAATATGGCGTTTGAACTGGCACTGCAGGTGCGAAACAAGGCAGTAGGCGCTTATCAGCAGATGATGGGCATGCAGTTTTAG
- a CDS encoding sigma-54 dependent transcriptional regulator yields the protein MGMGRESVLNSLSNMDAAEAAATRTVVLASADAGLRQRLRASLTGLRWQVREASGGAEAMAQLEDARSEALLVDSWLPDLEVGEFASVIRMMYPAMELLRVDGGVDGGARSPRRNELLHALREAQNAPVNDTAAWAAAPVSVPSPAPAASASGVGAKAPIRMPSPVRKDVGQDEAREREEQVRLESTRQALAVLLGREEATRPVAKNEAMLPEMIGASEPMRELTRLIRLVAPRSTTVLIEGETGTGKEVVARALHRLSERAGKPFAVLNCAAIPEALLEAELFGHTRGAFTGAVQSRTGRIEAAHGGTLFLDEIGEMPMALQAKMLRFLECGELQRVGDNETMRVDVRVIAATHQPLEKLATSTGAERTFRLDLYHRLAVFPVEVPALRDRMEDLGLLAEHILEQMGKEMPRKRLTVEAEAKLYEHTWPGNVRELMHVLERGAILAGEKMEIGEEEIRFRRATRS from the coding sequence ATGGGCATGGGACGGGAGTCGGTGTTGAACTCATTGTCAAATATGGATGCAGCCGAGGCGGCTGCTACGCGGACGGTGGTGTTGGCGAGTGCGGATGCGGGGTTGCGGCAACGGCTGCGTGCTTCTCTAACGGGGCTGCGGTGGCAGGTTCGCGAGGCCAGTGGAGGGGCGGAGGCGATGGCGCAGCTTGAGGACGCACGTTCAGAGGCGCTGCTGGTCGATAGCTGGCTGCCGGATCTTGAGGTGGGGGAGTTCGCGAGCGTGATCCGGATGATGTATCCAGCGATGGAGCTGCTTCGGGTGGATGGCGGTGTGGATGGCGGAGCGCGGAGTCCACGGCGTAATGAGTTGCTGCATGCGTTACGAGAGGCTCAGAACGCTCCGGTGAACGATACGGCGGCTTGGGCGGCGGCTCCGGTCTCGGTGCCTTCGCCGGCTCCGGCAGCCTCTGCCTCTGGTGTGGGAGCGAAGGCGCCGATTCGGATGCCGTCTCCGGTACGAAAAGATGTTGGACAGGATGAAGCTCGGGAGAGAGAAGAGCAGGTTCGGCTGGAGTCGACGCGGCAGGCGCTTGCGGTTCTGCTGGGGCGGGAGGAGGCAACGCGGCCGGTAGCGAAGAACGAGGCGATGTTGCCTGAGATGATTGGTGCGAGCGAACCGATGCGCGAACTGACGCGGTTGATTCGGCTGGTGGCTCCTCGGTCAACGACTGTGCTGATCGAAGGAGAGACGGGAACCGGGAAGGAAGTTGTGGCGCGGGCGTTACATCGCCTGAGCGAGCGCGCTGGGAAGCCGTTTGCTGTGTTGAACTGCGCCGCGATTCCTGAAGCTCTGCTGGAGGCTGAACTGTTTGGACATACGCGCGGAGCCTTTACTGGGGCGGTGCAGTCGCGAACCGGACGGATTGAAGCGGCACATGGGGGAACGCTCTTTCTGGATGAGATTGGTGAGATGCCGATGGCGCTGCAGGCGAAGATGCTGCGGTTCCTGGAGTGTGGCGAGTTGCAGCGGGTTGGCGATAACGAGACGATGCGCGTGGATGTGAGGGTGATCGCGGCGACGCATCAACCATTGGAGAAGCTGGCTACGAGCACTGGCGCGGAGAGAACGTTTCGATTGGATCTCTACCATCGGCTGGCTGTTTTTCCGGTGGAGGTGCCGGCGCTGCGGGATCGGATGGAGGATCTCGGGTTGCTTGCAGAGCATATTCTGGAACAGATGGGGAAGGAGATGCCGCGTAAGAGGTTGACCGTTGAGGCGGAGGCGAAGCTGTACGAACATACCTGGCCGGGAAATGTGCGGGAGCTGATGCATGTGCTGGAGCGTGGCGCGATTCTGGCAGGGGAGAAGATGGAGATTGGGGAGGAGGAGATTCGTTTCCGGCGGGCTACTCGGAGTTAG
- the lexA gene encoding transcriptional repressor LexA, with amino-acid sequence MAITRRQKEVIDFLSSFTQKNGYSPSYEEIASGLGLSSLATVHKHITNLQNKGLLQRAHNRSRSIDVLPVRSGRKGSDRLPLLGRIAAGKPVEAIESAESISLSDIIGNREVFALEVRGDSMRDEHIVSGDYVLVERTRTAREGEIIVALIDGSDATLKRFYREGSMIRLQPSNTEMSPIYAPAANVSIQGKVLGVLRKYA; translated from the coding sequence ATGGCAATTACACGGCGACAAAAAGAGGTCATCGACTTCCTCTCCAGCTTCACTCAGAAGAATGGCTACTCGCCCTCCTACGAGGAGATCGCCAGCGGCCTGGGTCTCAGCTCTCTCGCCACCGTCCACAAACACATCACCAATCTCCAGAACAAAGGCCTCCTCCAGCGCGCACACAACCGCAGCCGCTCCATTGACGTGCTCCCCGTTCGAAGCGGCAGAAAGGGCTCAGACCGTCTGCCTCTGCTCGGCCGCATCGCCGCCGGCAAGCCCGTCGAAGCAATCGAGAGCGCAGAGAGCATCTCCCTCTCGGACATCATCGGCAATCGCGAAGTCTTCGCCCTCGAAGTACGAGGCGACTCCATGCGCGACGAGCACATCGTCTCCGGCGACTATGTTCTCGTCGAGCGCACACGCACCGCGCGCGAAGGCGAGATCATCGTCGCTCTCATCGACGGCTCCGACGCAACCCTCAAACGCTTCTACCGCGAAGGCAGCATGATCCGTCTCCAACCCTCCAATACCGAGATGTCTCCCATCTACGCCCCGGCCGCGAATGTCAGCATCCAGGGCAAGGTTCTCG
- a CDS encoding alpha/beta fold hydrolase — MKIKEGWIRIFGLAMVWALMVSVGWAQERAQKIAELGSCPLESGKVVLDCQVGYRTFGAMNADGSNVVVMPSWLNGRSEDLIPYFGEKNTGHRLVDTSRFFGVAFDAFGDGVSSSPSNSKRQHGPEFPVFTMEDMARAQYRVLTEVLHVRHVHAAVGLSMGGEQVFAWAVLFPKFIDRAVPIVGTPQVTSFDLLSKQIVIDAIEADPEYRHGRYVTEPQLKLANAIGTLIVTAPQYRNAEVPREQFAEWLKTVESPQRQDANDRVWQAKAVMHHDVLHGRTIEDVARGVPVKFLVIVAAEDRMVTPQPALEWAKAVGAETYISAGSCAHLIMNCDAEAVSLRVERFLAQ; from the coding sequence ATGAAGATTAAGGAAGGTTGGATTCGGATCTTTGGGTTGGCGATGGTGTGGGCGCTGATGGTCTCGGTGGGGTGGGCGCAGGAGCGTGCGCAGAAGATCGCGGAGCTGGGTAGTTGTCCTTTGGAGAGCGGGAAGGTGGTGCTGGATTGCCAGGTTGGGTACCGCACCTTCGGTGCGATGAATGCTGATGGGTCAAATGTCGTAGTGATGCCGTCCTGGCTGAATGGGCGAAGTGAAGATCTGATTCCTTACTTCGGCGAGAAAAATACAGGACATCGGCTCGTGGATACATCGCGATTTTTTGGGGTGGCGTTCGATGCGTTTGGGGATGGGGTTTCTTCGTCACCATCGAATAGCAAGAGACAGCACGGGCCGGAGTTTCCGGTTTTTACGATGGAGGATATGGCGCGGGCGCAGTATCGCGTGTTGACGGAGGTGCTGCATGTGCGTCATGTGCACGCTGCAGTTGGGCTGTCGATGGGCGGCGAGCAGGTGTTTGCATGGGCAGTTCTGTTCCCGAAGTTTATTGATCGTGCAGTGCCGATTGTGGGGACGCCACAGGTGACGAGTTTTGATCTGCTGTCGAAGCAGATCGTGATCGACGCGATTGAGGCGGACCCTGAATATAGGCATGGACGCTATGTAACGGAGCCGCAGTTGAAGCTTGCGAATGCGATCGGGACGTTGATTGTGACCGCACCGCAGTATAGAAATGCCGAGGTGCCGAGGGAGCAGTTTGCGGAGTGGTTGAAGACGGTGGAGTCGCCGCAACGACAAGATGCGAATGACAGGGTGTGGCAGGCGAAGGCGGTTATGCATCATGATGTGCTGCATGGAAGAACGATAGAAGATGTTGCGCGAGGAGTGCCGGTGAAGTTTCTGGTGATTGTGGCGGCGGAGGATCGAATGGTGACTCCGCAGCCTGCGCTGGAGTGGGCGAAGGCTGTTGGGGCGGAGACGTATATTTCGGCGGGAAGCTGCGCGCACTTGATCATGAACTGTGACGCTGAAGCTGTGTCGTTACGGGTGGAGCGGTTTTTGGCGCAGTGA
- the fliF gene encoding flagellar basal-body MS-ring/collar protein FliF, giving the protein MAETEQVGGAGIQRAGQAGAGVAGGTPLEKTQAMVSAMRERLMAMPAAKRTWLIAAGVFLAAVCAGMVWLAGRPDWRVLFNGLDGKDVQQVSQELAAAGIPYETTADGAGVQVPADMLDKARMEVAAKGMPQTGRLGFELFDKPNWVGSEFDERVNYQRALEGELEHTIGTLGVVKSARVHLVLPQPSLFTAEEKVAKASVVLKLKRAALDPEQADAIRSLVAGSVENLSADQVTLVDADGRVNFKPRSSNAAEADAEQAMEAKLVAMLEPLAGRDNVRATVNVSYDEGSEERTDEVYDPTEVATLSMQKSEQVSTGRGGPSGIPGTASNSPGASPEGAVAGSQVAAAPGTPPLLQKQTQALPVYPQQNGAQGQSIHQENETYGVTKHLVHTEQGPGRVRRVSAAVVVNDRSVTEGAGKLEHVVWKPRSAEEMHRLEELAQAAVGYDARRGDQVVMQNVSFSTNAPEVKPPTMDRLMEEVRGLLHTQPGLMRTAVIGLCGVLLVLFVLRPVATQMTATLREPMLLPAETAHVGMNTDEEQLLASSETPDEMLPRTRNKTYQLQQGIFEQVSEHIRREPGQSTRLIEAWIGTSEERS; this is encoded by the coding sequence ATGGCTGAGACAGAACAGGTTGGCGGGGCAGGGATTCAACGAGCGGGACAAGCCGGCGCTGGTGTGGCTGGCGGTACACCGCTCGAGAAGACGCAGGCGATGGTTTCGGCGATGCGTGAGCGGCTGATGGCGATGCCTGCGGCGAAGAGAACGTGGCTGATTGCGGCTGGAGTCTTTCTAGCGGCTGTGTGCGCTGGGATGGTCTGGTTGGCGGGGCGTCCGGATTGGCGCGTGCTGTTCAACGGTCTCGATGGGAAGGACGTGCAACAGGTCTCGCAGGAGCTTGCGGCGGCGGGGATTCCGTACGAGACGACGGCGGATGGTGCTGGGGTCCAGGTGCCGGCGGATATGTTGGATAAGGCTCGGATGGAGGTTGCTGCGAAAGGAATGCCGCAGACCGGGCGACTTGGCTTTGAGTTGTTTGACAAGCCGAACTGGGTGGGTAGTGAGTTCGATGAGCGGGTGAACTATCAGCGTGCTTTGGAAGGCGAGCTCGAACACACGATTGGAACGCTGGGAGTGGTGAAGTCGGCGCGTGTGCACCTTGTGCTGCCGCAGCCATCCTTGTTTACAGCGGAAGAGAAGGTGGCGAAGGCGTCGGTAGTGTTGAAGCTGAAGCGGGCGGCGCTTGATCCGGAGCAGGCCGATGCGATCCGCAGTTTGGTGGCGGGGTCGGTGGAGAATCTGAGTGCGGACCAGGTGACGCTGGTGGATGCGGATGGGCGCGTGAACTTCAAGCCGCGTTCGAGCAATGCGGCAGAAGCTGATGCGGAGCAGGCGATGGAGGCGAAGCTGGTCGCGATGCTGGAGCCGCTGGCTGGACGCGACAATGTGCGGGCAACGGTGAATGTGAGTTACGACGAAGGCAGCGAGGAGCGGACCGACGAGGTTTACGACCCGACTGAAGTGGCGACGTTGAGTATGCAGAAGAGCGAACAGGTATCGACTGGGCGGGGAGGGCCCTCGGGTATTCCTGGGACGGCAAGTAATTCGCCTGGCGCGTCGCCTGAGGGTGCGGTGGCGGGATCGCAGGTGGCGGCTGCGCCGGGTACTCCACCGCTGCTGCAGAAGCAGACCCAGGCGTTGCCGGTGTATCCGCAGCAGAATGGAGCTCAAGGGCAGAGCATCCATCAGGAGAATGAAACCTATGGAGTTACAAAACATCTGGTGCATACGGAGCAGGGGCCGGGGCGGGTGCGGCGTGTGTCGGCTGCGGTGGTGGTGAACGATCGGAGCGTGACCGAAGGCGCGGGCAAGCTGGAGCATGTGGTTTGGAAGCCGCGGAGCGCGGAGGAGATGCATCGGCTGGAGGAGCTGGCACAGGCCGCGGTGGGCTACGATGCACGGCGCGGTGACCAAGTGGTGATGCAGAACGTGAGCTTCAGCACGAACGCGCCTGAGGTGAAGCCGCCGACGATGGACAGGCTGATGGAAGAGGTGCGTGGATTGCTGCACACGCAGCCGGGACTAATGCGAACGGCGGTGATCGGGCTTTGCGGCGTGCTGCTGGTGCTGTTTGTGTTGCGTCCAGTGGCGACCCAGATGACTGCGACCTTGCGCGAACCGATGCTGCTGCCAGCCGAGACCGCACACGTTGGGATGAATACCGACGAGGAGCAACTATTGGCCTCGAGTGAAACGCCGGACGAGATGCTTCCGCGAACGAGGAACAAGACCTACCAGTTGCAGCAGGGAATCTTTGAGCAGGTGTCGGAGCACATTCGACGAGAGCCTGGGCAGAGCACACGGTTGATCGAGGCATGGATTGGGACGTCTGAGGAGAGGTCGTAA
- a CDS encoding response regulator transcription factor, with protein MRVLIVEDDAALGLFLQKGLKLEGHQVDWVGDGEAGLRHAEEHRPDLIVLDLSLPRKDGTEVLEEMRGRFDETSVLVLTGRSSVEERIKCLNLGADDCLLKPFSFHELTARCRALLRRREQFADPVLRHGDVELNRMERKVMRNGQLVDLTVKEFSLLEFLLMRRGQCCSRSELLRDVWQMSPDAGTNVVDVYINYLRRKLAAASVDGDLGYSVIETVRGEGYRMSSGRKSVGRVGVLPVSAAYAGA; from the coding sequence ATGCGAGTTTTGATTGTGGAAGATGACGCAGCACTGGGATTGTTTCTCCAGAAGGGCTTGAAGCTGGAGGGACACCAGGTGGATTGGGTGGGAGATGGCGAGGCTGGGTTGCGGCACGCGGAGGAACATCGTCCGGACTTGATCGTGCTGGACCTGAGTCTTCCACGAAAAGATGGGACTGAAGTGCTGGAGGAGATGCGCGGGCGCTTCGATGAGACCTCGGTGCTGGTGCTGACTGGCCGCAGCTCGGTGGAAGAGCGGATCAAATGTTTGAACCTTGGCGCGGATGATTGCTTGTTAAAGCCCTTCAGCTTTCATGAACTGACGGCGCGGTGCCGGGCGCTGCTGCGGCGGAGGGAGCAGTTTGCCGATCCGGTGTTGCGGCATGGCGACGTCGAGCTGAACCGGATGGAGCGCAAGGTGATGCGGAATGGACAGCTGGTGGATCTTACGGTGAAAGAGTTCAGCCTGCTGGAGTTTTTGCTGATGCGGCGTGGGCAGTGCTGCAGCCGGAGCGAGCTGCTGCGGGATGTGTGGCAGATGTCTCCCGATGCCGGGACCAATGTGGTGGATGTTTACATTAACTATCTGCGGCGCAAGCTGGCGGCGGCTAGTGTGGATGGCGACCTGGGGTACTCGGTCATCGAGACGGTGCGGGGAGAGGGTTATCGGATGAGTAGCGGGCGCAAGAGTGTGGGCCGGGTTGGCGTGCTTCCGGTGAGTGCGGCGTATGCCGGTGCGTGA
- the flgB gene encoding flagellar basal body rod protein FlgB, which translates to MQTTTAMGDALGRYLDLTSQQMQGTARNMANVDTPGFKTQGFDFEEVFAQQLNDGAGAAGLEGVQAPMQDVDGLVARPDGNNVSMDREGLQLAKAQMQFKLGTQLLKGEFATVMSAIHMDSK; encoded by the coding sequence ATGCAGACGACAACAGCGATGGGCGACGCGTTGGGACGATATCTGGATCTGACCAGTCAGCAGATGCAGGGGACTGCCAGGAATATGGCGAATGTGGATACGCCTGGGTTCAAGACCCAGGGCTTCGATTTCGAAGAGGTGTTTGCGCAGCAGTTGAACGATGGCGCGGGCGCGGCGGGTCTTGAGGGTGTGCAGGCTCCGATGCAGGATGTCGATGGACTGGTGGCACGGCCGGATGGAAATAACGTGTCGATGGACCGCGAGGGCTTGCAGCTTGCTAAGGCGCAGATGCAGTTCAAGCTGGGGACGCAGCTTTTGAAGGGCGAGTTTGCGACGGTGATGAGCGCAATTCATATGGATTCGAAATAA
- the flgC gene encoding flagellar basal body rod protein FlgC codes for MNIFGVMDVSGSALKAERVRAEVVASNMANAETTRTPEGGPYQRHHVVFEAQGGGTFQESMANQLGGGSSVGAGSGFKNIYTGGISGGLSGDLTAANPTPGGVEVTGVIADASKPLERYDPSHPDAGADGFVAYPDINPLTEMVDLMGATRSYGMNASAITAEKSIFNSSLDLLK; via the coding sequence ATGAATATCTTCGGAGTGATGGATGTGAGTGGTTCGGCGTTGAAGGCCGAGCGGGTACGGGCTGAGGTGGTGGCTTCGAATATGGCCAACGCCGAGACGACACGGACGCCTGAGGGCGGGCCGTATCAGCGGCACCATGTGGTGTTTGAAGCCCAGGGTGGCGGGACGTTTCAGGAGTCGATGGCAAACCAGTTGGGCGGTGGCTCGAGCGTTGGTGCTGGGAGTGGCTTCAAAAATATCTACACCGGTGGAATCAGCGGTGGTTTGAGTGGTGATCTGACGGCTGCCAATCCGACGCCGGGCGGAGTTGAAGTGACTGGTGTGATCGCAGATGCAAGTAAGCCGCTCGAACGGTATGACCCCTCGCATCCGGATGCGGGGGCGGATGGATTTGTAGCGTATCCGGATATCAACCCGCTGACCGAGATGGTGGATCTGATGGGGGCGACGCGGTCGTATGGGATGAATGCCTCGGCGATTACGGCGGAGAAGAGCATCTTCAACTCTTCGCTTGATCTATTGAAGTAA